A stretch of the Aegilops tauschii subsp. strangulata cultivar AL8/78 chromosome 4, Aet v6.0, whole genome shotgun sequence genome encodes the following:
- the LOC109786100 gene encoding uncharacterized protein isoform X1, with amino-acid sequence MDPHPTPFRAKRKSVAAPAKTPAPKPKSVTTARGKMTTSATTSAVSGGAAPQPRPRRAFGTVRSSNPLAEKPAPPPPQKHSKLSPPPPQKPLKVSPPKLQKPAAKLSPPPPQKTAKVSPPPQQKPSKLSPPIPAKAARPSRPAEKPLKKACPAPPDLAAKAKKKSQRVSFQDDVAALAVPGSGEKVKATEDSAGRTPMVPVKALEKKPAKVVAAETPFFSAQNCSSCTLDQLESASYWLAQIHLAESVGKHNVSAAFFRLAFECQAQPFHRIRSELRNYVVRHESASTLTPLFHELLVAHAMAVNQLKFDTDGSERVDTPATTNTVDQKLDATTLVHECSERDCGGDLVDVGEVSVIKQGEEEMDQPSFEQKLDASFAFDDCEAVIVDRLAEEHSEFEKIIGVKGPCDSETVQSACRSSIDRLSLRGPPLARGASERRLSSESHLDKLSPSAGSLSAKRSSSSGSPFNNSPFCRGSLQRFTSSCPSSKKSSAKGGLSSKRISSGGCSDGEPIDTAGAGDSSRVIEEGEAGCHATELHAVEPMKLKEHGEYDDAAIDETQ; translated from the exons ATggatccccaccccacccccttcCGAG CGAAGCGGAAGTCGGTTGCTGCGCCGGCAAAGACGCCAGCGCCGAAGCCCAAGTCCGTCACCACCGCGCGCGGGAAAATGACCACCTCCGCCACCACCAGCGCCGTCTCCGGCGGGGCTGCTCCCCAGCCACG GCCACGGCGCGCGTTCGGCACTGTCCGGAGCAGCAACCCCCTGGCCGAGaagccggccccgccgccgccgcagaagCATTCAAAGCTGTCGCCCCCGCCCCCGCAAAAGCCTTTGAAGGTGTCGCCGCCGAAGCTGCAGAAGCCTGCGGCAAAGTTGTCGCCTCCGCCTCCGCAGAAGACTGCCAAGGTTTCGCCGCCACCTCAGCAGAAGCCCTCGAAGCTGTCtccgccgattccggccaaggcGGCCAGGCCTTCTCGTCCCGCAGAAAAGCCACTGAAGAAAGCTTGCCCAGCGCCCCCGGATCTGGCGgccaaggccaagaagaagagccAGAGGGTGAGCTTCCAGGATGACGTGGCAGCGCTGGCTGTCCCCGGAAGCGGGGAGAAGGTCAAAGCCACCGAAGACTCTGCTGGGCGCACGCCTATGGTGCCTGTCAAAGCCCTGGAGAAGAAGCCGGCGAAGGTTGTGGCCGCAGAGACCCCGTTCTTCAGCGCTCAGAATTGCAGCAGCTGCACGCTTGATCAGCTCGAGTCCGCCTCCTACTGGCTGGCACAGATCCACCTGGCCGAGTCTGTTGGCAAGCACAATGTCTCTGCGGCATTCTTCCGCCTTGCATTTGAATGCCAAGCTCAG CCATTTCACAGGATCCGAAGTGAGCTCAGGAACTATGTGGTGCGCCATGAGAGTGCTAGCACTTTGACCCCTTTATTCCATGAGCTCCTGGTTGCCCATGCCATGGCAGTGAACCAACTAAAGTTTGACACTGATGGTTCTGAAAGGGTGGATACACCTGCAACTACAAATACAGTTGATCAAAAGCTCGATGCTACCACACTGGTGCATGAATGCTCTGAACGTGATTGTGGTGGTGATCTTGTTGATGTGGGGGAAGTCAGTGTTATCAAACAAGGAGAGGAAGAGATGGACCAACCGAGCTTTGAGCAGAAACTGGATGCAAGTTTTGCATTTGATGATTGTGAGGCTGTCATCGTGGACCGGCTAGCGGAAGAACATTCTGAATTCGAAAAGATTATCGGTGTCAAAGGTCCTTGTGACAGTGAAACAGTCCAGTCAGCTTGTCGCTCTTCCATCGACAGGCTGAGCTTGAGAGGACCCCCTCTAGCAAGGGGAGCATCTGAAAGACGCCTCTCGTCAGAGAGCCATTTAGATAAATTGTCTCCGTCTGCAGGGAGCTTGTCTGCAAAGCGCTCATCATCATCTGGTAGCCCTTTCAACAACTCTCCGTTCTGCCGGGGCTCATTACAGAGGTTCACATCCAGTTGCCCTTCTTCTAAGAAGTCCTCCGCTAAAGGCGGCCTGTCCTCAAAGCGGATATCATCTGGTGGCTGCTCTGATGGGGAGCCTATTGATACTGCTGGAGCTGGTGATTCTAGCAGAGTGATTGAGGAAGGGGAAGCTGGTTGTCATGCTACAG AGCTGCATGCAGTTGAACCGATGAAATTGAAAGAGCATGGGGAGTATGATGATGCTGCCATTGATGAG ACCCAGTAG
- the LOC109786100 gene encoding uncharacterized protein isoform X2: protein MDPHPTPFRAKRKSVAAPAKTPAPKPKSVTTARGKMTTSATTSAVSGGAAPQPRPRRAFGTVRSSNPLAEKPAPPPPQKHSKLSPPPPQKPLKVSPPKLQKPAAKLSPPPPQKTAKVSPPPQQKPSKLSPPIPAKAARPSRPAEKPLKKACPAPPDLAAKAKKKSQRVSFQDDVAALAVPGSGEKVKATEDSAGRTPMVPVKALEKKPAKVVAAETPFFSAQNCSSCTLDQLESASYWLAQIHLAESVGKHNVSAAFFRLAFECQAQPFHRIRSELRNYVVRHESASTLTPLFHELLVAHAMAVNQLKFDTDGSERVDTPATTNTVDQKLDATTLVHECSERDCGGDLVDVGEVSVIKQGEEEMDQPSFEQKLDASFAFDDCEAVIVDRLAEEHSEFEKIIGVKGPCDSETVQSACRSSIDRLSLRGPPLARGASERRLSSESHLDKLSPSAGSLSAKRSSSSGSPFNNSPFCRGSLQRFTSSCPSSKKSSAKGGLSSKRISSGGCSDGEPIDTAGAGDSSRVIEEGEAGCHATVEPMKLKEHGEYDDAAIDETQ, encoded by the exons ATggatccccaccccacccccttcCGAG CGAAGCGGAAGTCGGTTGCTGCGCCGGCAAAGACGCCAGCGCCGAAGCCCAAGTCCGTCACCACCGCGCGCGGGAAAATGACCACCTCCGCCACCACCAGCGCCGTCTCCGGCGGGGCTGCTCCCCAGCCACG GCCACGGCGCGCGTTCGGCACTGTCCGGAGCAGCAACCCCCTGGCCGAGaagccggccccgccgccgccgcagaagCATTCAAAGCTGTCGCCCCCGCCCCCGCAAAAGCCTTTGAAGGTGTCGCCGCCGAAGCTGCAGAAGCCTGCGGCAAAGTTGTCGCCTCCGCCTCCGCAGAAGACTGCCAAGGTTTCGCCGCCACCTCAGCAGAAGCCCTCGAAGCTGTCtccgccgattccggccaaggcGGCCAGGCCTTCTCGTCCCGCAGAAAAGCCACTGAAGAAAGCTTGCCCAGCGCCCCCGGATCTGGCGgccaaggccaagaagaagagccAGAGGGTGAGCTTCCAGGATGACGTGGCAGCGCTGGCTGTCCCCGGAAGCGGGGAGAAGGTCAAAGCCACCGAAGACTCTGCTGGGCGCACGCCTATGGTGCCTGTCAAAGCCCTGGAGAAGAAGCCGGCGAAGGTTGTGGCCGCAGAGACCCCGTTCTTCAGCGCTCAGAATTGCAGCAGCTGCACGCTTGATCAGCTCGAGTCCGCCTCCTACTGGCTGGCACAGATCCACCTGGCCGAGTCTGTTGGCAAGCACAATGTCTCTGCGGCATTCTTCCGCCTTGCATTTGAATGCCAAGCTCAG CCATTTCACAGGATCCGAAGTGAGCTCAGGAACTATGTGGTGCGCCATGAGAGTGCTAGCACTTTGACCCCTTTATTCCATGAGCTCCTGGTTGCCCATGCCATGGCAGTGAACCAACTAAAGTTTGACACTGATGGTTCTGAAAGGGTGGATACACCTGCAACTACAAATACAGTTGATCAAAAGCTCGATGCTACCACACTGGTGCATGAATGCTCTGAACGTGATTGTGGTGGTGATCTTGTTGATGTGGGGGAAGTCAGTGTTATCAAACAAGGAGAGGAAGAGATGGACCAACCGAGCTTTGAGCAGAAACTGGATGCAAGTTTTGCATTTGATGATTGTGAGGCTGTCATCGTGGACCGGCTAGCGGAAGAACATTCTGAATTCGAAAAGATTATCGGTGTCAAAGGTCCTTGTGACAGTGAAACAGTCCAGTCAGCTTGTCGCTCTTCCATCGACAGGCTGAGCTTGAGAGGACCCCCTCTAGCAAGGGGAGCATCTGAAAGACGCCTCTCGTCAGAGAGCCATTTAGATAAATTGTCTCCGTCTGCAGGGAGCTTGTCTGCAAAGCGCTCATCATCATCTGGTAGCCCTTTCAACAACTCTCCGTTCTGCCGGGGCTCATTACAGAGGTTCACATCCAGTTGCCCTTCTTCTAAGAAGTCCTCCGCTAAAGGCGGCCTGTCCTCAAAGCGGATATCATCTGGTGGCTGCTCTGATGGGGAGCCTATTGATACTGCTGGAGCTGGTGATTCTAGCAGAGTGATTGAGGAAGGGGAAGCTGGTTGTCATGCTACAG TTGAACCGATGAAATTGAAAGAGCATGGGGAGTATGATGATGCTGCCATTGATGAG ACCCAGTAG
- the LOC109786325 gene encoding uncharacterized protein, producing the protein MEFRHGGSPGGGGGDGKPREKFSVYQNPSLTRALASRSVRPSLPVLLLLALSPIASASSLMALSSREGQLFKVAGGAGLSMAAVVFAVRLVEAALGLVALLTLPAFFRALVLYNGGKALAKEDKVVLSERQLGLLGLKTTGSEGSPMGEQTKKPPKAKPSTPSEPIVPIRRSSFSYTPSRVQPRIGSSHLSPGSERLTTLQMSPSTPLQKPVSSPSTPWSRKSSGSAKGIQTEAMLDQFLATLDENIDNVTDSANKTATPPATITSFGIASPVSITTSTTPSGATRSTPLRPVRMSPGSHQKYSTPPKKGEGELPPPMSLEQAVDAFENLGVYPEIEQWRNNLRQWFSSVLMSPLVEKIKSSHIQVKQTTASIGASVNVSQVGSDLPSTTPPVSLSPLGGTKDWQPTVTVDEDGILNQMRAALLQSRNAPVAQTFGSPQQPQSNPLLPAIQACIDAITEHQRLNALMKGELIKGLLPQSSVRADYTVHRVQELAEGTCLKNYDYMGYRDGYGKSEKKWTSELPTDSHLLLYLFAAFLEHPKWMLHVDPTSYSGAQSSKNPLFLGILPPKERFPEKYVALISGVPAIIHPGALVLAVGKQSPPVFALYWDKKLQFSLQGRTALWDAILLLCHQIKVGYGGIVRGTHIGSSALNILSVLDSDMES; encoded by the exons ATGGAGTTTCGGCACGGTGGCTCGCcggggggcggcgggggcgacggcaaGCCGCGCGAGAAGTTCTCGGTATACCAGAACCCGTCCCTCACCCGCGCGCTCGCCTCCCGCAGCGTCCGCCCCTCcctccccgtcctcctcctccttgcgctctCCCCCATCGCATCTGCCTCATCCCTCATGGCCCTGTCGTCCCG GGAGGGGCAGCTCTTCAAGGTCGCTGGTGGCGCGGGTCTATCCATGGCTGCTGTCG TGTTTGCCGTCAGGTTGGTGGAGGCAGCCCTGGGCCTTGTCGCACTTTTGACACTGCCAGCGTTCTTCAGGGCACTGGTGCTGTACAATGGGGGGAAGGCATTGGCCAAGGAGGACAAGGTTGTGTTGTCCGAACGCCAACTGGGGCTTCTTGGGTTAAAGACCACAGGTTCAGAAGGATCTCCCATGGGTGAGCAAACCAAGAAGCCTCCCAAAGCAAAGCCATCAACACCCTCAGAGCCAATTGTTCCTATCAGGAGATCTTCGTTCAGCTACACACCGTCACGGGTGCAACCAAGGATTGGCTCCAGCCATTTGAGCCCTGGTAGTGAGAGATTGACCACATTACAAATGTCGCCTTCCACTCCACTACAGAAGCCTGTTTCTTCCCCTTCAACTCCATGGTCGAGGAAAAGCTCAGGCAGTGCCAAAGGCATACAAACTGAGGCGATGTTGGACCAGTTCTTGGCTACCTTGGATGAAAATATTGATAATGTCACGGATTCAGCCAATAAAACTGCAACGCCTCCAGCAACCATCACGAGCTTTGGCATTGCCAGCCCTGTCTCAATCACCACATCAACCACCCCTTCTGGTGCTACACGGAGCACACCTTTGAGGCCTGTGAGGATGTCTCCTGGCTCCCATCAGAAGTACAGCACGCCTCCGAAAAAGGGCGAGGGTGAGCTTCCACCGCCAATGTCCCTGGAGCAGGCAGTGGATGCCTTTGAAAATCTGGGTGTGTATCCTGAGATTGAGCAGTGGCGAAACAATCTCAGGCAGTGGTTCTCTTCAGTCCTGATGAGCCCGCTTGTTGAAAAGATTAAATCAAGCCATATTCAG GTTAAGCAAACAACAGCTAGTATTGGAGCTTCAGTTAATGTTAGCCAAGTTGGAAGCGATCTGCCAAGCACGACACCACCAGTTAGCTTATCTCCACTTGGTGGGACTAAAGATTGGCAGCCAACTGTCACCGTTGATGAGGATGGTATTCTAAATCAAATGCGGGCTGCACTTCTGCAATCTCGTAATGCTCCTGTTG CCCAAACCTTCGGGAGCCCACAACAGCCACAGTCAAACCCCCTCCTTCCAGCTATTCAAGCATGTATCGATGCAATTACAGAGCACCAGAGGCTTAACGCTCTGATGAAGGGAGAGCTTATAAAAGGCTTGCTGCCACAGAGTAGCGTCCGTGCTGATTATACTGTTCACAGAGTTCAAG AACTTGCTGAAGGAACGTGCTTGAAGAATTATGATTACATGGGCTATAGAGATGGCTATGGTAAATCAGAGAAAAAATGGACCAGCGAGCTGCCAACTGACTCACATCTTCTTCTCTACTTGTTTGCTGCTTTCCTTGAACATCCAAAGTGGATGCTTCATGTTGATCCAACCTCCTACTCTGGTGCCCAGTCTAGCAAAAATCCTTTATTTCTAGGAATCCTTCCACCGAAAGAGAGGTTTCCGGAGAAGTATGTTGCTTTGATATCTGGCGTTCCAGCAATTATTCACCCAGGAGCTCTTGTACTGGCTGTGGGCAAGCAGAGTCCTCCAGTTTTTGCTCTATACTGGGACAAGAAGCTGCAATTTTCTCTTCAG GGAAGAACAGCACTGTGGGACGCCATTTTGCTTCTATGCCACCAAATCAAAGTTGGTTACGGCGGTATTGTCAGGGGTACCCACATCGGGTCTTCTGCCTTGAACATCCTTTCCGTCCTTGATTCAGACATGGAGAGCTGA